A section of the Streptomyces sp. V3I8 genome encodes:
- a CDS encoding lysozyme encodes MARDRTPSRQRVRLVVASVATLALGGTALLEVPASAAAGPRGHDVSSHQRNVNWSSAKKKGATFVYVKATESHTYRNPYYNQQYNGARNAGIIRGAYHFALPNRSSGTTQAAYFVRNGGGWRPDGWTLPPALDIEYNPYDKKKKCYGLSRSATVDWIRAFSDEVNRRTGRRPVIYTSRNWWKACTGNSAAFASDHPLWLARYSASAGPLPAGWKFWTFWQYDNSGGLPGDQNLFNGSLSQLKRFAKG; translated from the coding sequence ATGGCCCGTGATCGCACACCGTCCCGTCAGCGCGTCCGCCTCGTCGTCGCCTCCGTGGCGACGCTGGCACTCGGCGGCACCGCCCTCCTGGAGGTGCCGGCCTCGGCCGCCGCCGGACCCAGGGGACACGACGTCTCCTCGCACCAGAGGAACGTGAACTGGTCGAGCGCGAAGAAGAAGGGCGCCACGTTCGTCTACGTGAAGGCGACCGAGTCGCACACGTACCGCAATCCGTACTACAACCAGCAGTACAACGGCGCGCGCAACGCGGGCATCATCCGCGGCGCCTACCATTTCGCGCTGCCGAACCGGTCGTCGGGCACGACGCAGGCCGCGTACTTCGTACGCAACGGCGGCGGCTGGCGGCCGGACGGCTGGACCCTGCCGCCCGCACTGGACATCGAGTACAACCCGTACGACAAAAAGAAGAAGTGCTACGGGCTGAGCAGGAGCGCGACGGTCGACTGGATCAGGGCCTTCAGCGACGAGGTGAACCGGCGGACCGGCCGCCGGCCCGTCATCTACACCAGCCGCAACTGGTGGAAGGCGTGCACGGGCAACAGCGCCGCCTTCGCCTCGGACCATCCGCTGTGGCTGGCCCGCTACAGCGCGTCCGCGGGGCCACTGCCCGCGGGCTGGAAGTTCTGGACGTTCTGGCAGTACGACAACAGCGGCGGTCTCCCGGGTGACCAGAATCTCTTCAACGGTTCCCTGTCCCAGCTGAAACGCTTCGCCAAGGGCTAG
- a CDS encoding class II aldolase/adducin family protein, giving the protein MAERRRDTGDGQGAGRTGGSRTERARAQALERAWDDLVATARRTVADGLVVGTSGNVSVRVDDTVLVTPTGVPYDRLTPGDLCGVSLDGRRVLGPLVPTSELPMHLAVYRSTGARAVVHTHAVHATAVSTLVTELPLVHYMAAALGGPVRVAPYAPYGTEELAGNVLGALRDRTACLLRNHGTLAHGATLDQAYDRTAQLEWMCCVWLTASSVPGLAPTLLTEAQVAEVGERLKGYGQP; this is encoded by the coding sequence ATGGCTGAGCGGCGGCGGGACACGGGAGACGGACAGGGCGCGGGGCGGACGGGCGGGTCCCGGACGGAGCGGGCGCGGGCGCAGGCGCTCGAGCGGGCATGGGACGACCTCGTGGCGACGGCCCGCCGGACGGTGGCCGACGGCCTGGTCGTGGGCACCTCCGGCAACGTGTCCGTGCGCGTGGACGACACGGTCCTGGTCACGCCGACCGGGGTCCCGTACGACCGGCTGACGCCCGGGGACCTCTGCGGGGTCTCCCTCGACGGCCGGCGGGTGCTCGGTCCGCTCGTTCCGACCAGCGAACTGCCCATGCACCTCGCCGTCTACCGCTCCACCGGCGCCCGCGCCGTCGTGCACACCCACGCCGTGCACGCCACGGCCGTCTCGACCCTCGTCACCGAGCTGCCGCTCGTCCACTACATGGCGGCCGCCCTCGGCGGACCCGTCCGCGTCGCGCCCTACGCCCCCTACGGCACCGAGGAGCTGGCCGGGAACGTGCTCGGGGCCCTGCGCGACCGTACGGCCTGCCTGCTGCGGAACCACGGCACCCTCGCCCACGGCGCCACCCTCGACCAGGCCTACGACCGCACGGCCCAGCTCGAATGGATGTGCTGCGTCTGGCTCACCGCGTCGTCCGTCCCGGGCCTCGCACCCACCCTCCTGACCGAGGCACAAGTGGCGGAAGTGGGGGAACGACTGAAGGGGTACGGCCAGCCGTGA